The genomic DNA GTTCTTTATTATAACTCTAATAACCTTCATTTGTGGTTTTTCCAAGTTTTCAACCACTGCCATAGTTTCTTGTTACCATTAGTAGCAGGAACTACATTATGAATGTAAATGTTTCACGTGTTATACTTTTTGGAAACATACTTCTAGTTGTTACTAGTTCCAAATAGGattatcccttatatattaaaagagaagtatttTCACACAAAATGCTGACATGTCGCATTCATATAGCTCTGAacactattttctttatttgtcaccagtttttaataatatttacatttatctatccttgtatttttccaaaaatacaattaacacctaaaattaaatttttatattctctttctaattaattatatcctttaattacattttcataaaatctttaaaatcctttatatattaaaagagaaacattctcACACAAAATGCTGACGTGTTGCATTCATAGAGCTCTGAacactattttctttatttgtcatcagtttttaataatatttacatttatatactattgtatttttccaaaaatacaattaacacctaaaattaaatttttatattctctttataacttaattatatcctttaattacattttcataaaatctttaaaataaatattaagaactttttgttcatatgatatgataatataagattgatattaaaataattctcacgggttaaattttaattattatacaaaaattatatatatatatataaatatatatatatatatatatataaatatatatatatatatatatatatatatatNCTACACAATAGAATTTTAGATTTCAATTACcgataaatataatagattttgtgaataaaaattacgtaaaaacatttaataactattttataccgcactatgtgcgggttgttacctagttagTCGTtatcacaaaaacacaaactaaataataatattttgtttgtgacaaaaaaaaaagaatattttgcAGACGACGAATAATGTTTATGACAATAATTCTCCActtattatatatcaaatccATCTACAAACATTAACCGAAAGTTGAATGTTTTTTACATAGATGAAcctattttgcttttttttttttcttaaaaaaaggtCAATCGTTgttgtttgatataaaaattaaactatatatgcaCCGTTGGATTTTCTTTTGTACTAACTAACTATAGAATCGGACAATTAAGAAAGATCATCATAACATATGTCAAAATCAGTATTAGTcagatgatttttttaattaaacttttaaaacatttatttatgatattcaCGAAACATGAATTGTATGGTGAGAGAAGGAGAAGTCGATTAGATAAATGATGAAACCTTTTTGGCTCCAAGTCTCAACGACAACTCTATCttgtctcttcctctctcttcttctctcaatcttctattcagtctctctctttctctcgtaATTTCTTGGAGACACCTTTCTCTGTAATtgttcttttgagagaaacaaaagtgatttttagtttattattccTCATTCAAGTTATCTACAAATCAGTTGATAATCGAAGCAACCCCCTCGAGATCAAAGCTTCTTGTGCTTTTTGTTGTTACCTAGAGATTTTTTCCTAGAAAGTGGTCCAAGGAAATCACAACAAAAAGGTCTCTGGAAAccacaaatcaaaatcttatcAATTACTCTCTTTTGGATTCTGTTTCTTTAAATCCTCTCACAGATTTACCTTCATCATAACCTGAGTTTCTGGATTATTAGGTACATATCTTCATCAATCTTTTGTTTACTTTGAagctttttcttggttttatgttttgaatctttaagcctcacactctttgtttttctttaaaagatagATTCTGTGAAAAAGTTACTAtaaatttcaaactttcaaatGTGTAGGTTAGTAGTTGTACTAATAACATAATTACTTTATCCACTAACTACAATCTGTGtgattaattttaaactttattgtttaatttttgattactttttaatcattaatccTTAATCTATACTcaatgttggtttttttttttttttcagtaaaaGTTCAATGCTTTTTAAGTTTCTTCTATTCACAGATTTTagaaggagagagtgaaagaTAGATCATTTGCTTTACTTtcaaaccaaataattaaattagtcaTATAGCAGAAAAAATAACTTTCTGCACTGTAATGAGTACCTTTAAAGCTCACTTATGGAGTTTATGTATGTTTTAGTACCTAATCTGTCGTCCATttacatataattaagtatATTCTTTGTATAAccaatcagttttttttttagatagaaaTGGTTGTTTTATACctaatcaataaatatattacaaaatttaatttcattaaatatagaaaattatggAAGAATCATATGACCccatttttttacaaaatcatcACTATTATTGTATAACAATAATTAACaattcatatatgtatgtacgGAATTTAAAAATACACACAAACACAATTGGCAAACCATCATAATACAATTACCATCCCacatagacatttttttttttttggacaacccATCCCACATAGACATTGATATATTTTCCTATTAAATTTTCTGTATCCCactgttattttttaatctatttttaaagTGATCAGTCCCTGAGGCCTGACTGAGTGGATGATTATTGCGAGTCGCAATTTGCggctaattatattattttcatatcaaGGAAATATGTAATGCTTTTGGCTTGttgatttttcatatatttttctatgtaGGTGAGTGATTACAGTCCATCAACCATGATGAAGGCCTAAGCTGCGACTTGACCCTTGGCCTTAGATATCACCGTAAAATGTCAAGAAGACCGGACCTCCGACGTGACATGATGACCATTGTGGTCGTCACACTCCTCCTATCAACTTTCCCGCCAAATGTAGAATCGACGGTTGAGAAACAAGCTCTGTTTCGCTTCAAAAACCGCCTCGAAGACCCTCACAACGTTCTACAATCTTGGAAACCATCCGATTCCCCTTGCGTTTTTCGCGGCGTCACCTGTGATCCGATCTCCGGCGAAGTCACCGGTATATCTCTAGCCAACGCAAACCTCTCGGGAACCATTTCTCCATCAATCTCAGCTCTCACAAAGCTAACTACGTTATCACTTCCTTCCAACTTCATCTCCGGAACAATCCCGCCGGAGATAACCAACTGCACAAACCTCAAAGTCCTCAATCTCACCTCAAACCGGCTCTCCGGAACAATCCCAAACCTTTCTCCTCTAAAAACCTTAGAGATTCTCGACATCTCCGGGAACTTTCTCACCGGAGAGTTCCAAAGCTGGATTGGGAATATGACTCAGTTGGTATCTCTCGGCCTCGGCAACAACCACTACCATGAAGGTACGATTCCAGTGAGTCTTGGACGTTTAAAGAAACTCACTTGGCTCTTCTTAGCTCGCTCCAACTTGACCGGACAGATTCCAAACTCCATCTTTGATCTAAACGGTCTCGACACTTTCGACATCGCCAACAACGCAGTTTCCGGTGATTTCCCAGTCTTGATCACAAGATTAGTAAACCTCACCAAGATCGAGCTGTTCAACAACAGATTAACCGGTGAAATCCCTCCGGAGATCAGGAACTTGACTCGTTTACGCGAATTCGATGTTTTTTTAATCAGCTAAACGGTTCTTTACCTCAAGAACTCGGAATCTTGAAAGAGCTCAGAGTTTTCCACTGCCATGAAAACAAATTCACCGGCGAGGTCCCTCCTGGTTTCGGCGACCTTCTTCACCTCACTTCTCTTTCCATTTACAGAAACAACTTCTCCGGTGAATTCCCTGTTAACATCGGCAAGTTCTCGCCGTTGGACACGGTTGATATATCTGAGAACTTGTTTACAGGTCCGTTTCCAAGATTCTTATGCCAAAACAAGAAACTGCTATTCTTGCTCGCCTTGCAGAACGATTTCTCCGGCGAGATACCGAGATCGTACGCCGAGTGTAAGTCTCTCTTGAGACTAAGGATCAACAAGAACCGTCTAAGCGGTCATGTTGTTGAAGGGTTTTGGGATCTACCACTTGCTAAGATGATTGATCTCAGCGATAACGAACTCACCGGAGAGATTTCTCCGGTGATCGGACGTTCAACGGAACTGAGCCAGCTCATTTTGCAGAACAATAGATTCTCCGGCAAGCTTCCTCGTGAACTCGGTAAACTGATCAATATAGAGAGGATTTATCTGAGCGACAACAACTTTTCCGGGGACATTCCGACAGAAGTGGGAGAGTTGAAAGAGTTGTCATCTCTACATCTTGAAAACAATTCGTTAACAGGATCTATCCCTCTTGGGTTGACGAGTTGTGTCAAACTTGTTGATCTGAATCTTGCCAAGAACTTGTTGACTGGAGAGATACCGAATAGTTTATCTCAGGTTGCTTCTTTAAACTCGTTGGACTTCTCAGGGAACAGGCTAACGGGTGAGATTCCAGCGAGTCTTGTGAAGTTGAAGCTGAGTTTCATAGATTTGTCCAAAAATCAACTTTCAGGAAGAATACCACCGGATCTTTTAGCGGTGGGAGGATCCACCGCGTTCACGCGTAACGAGAAGCTTTGTGTTGATAGCCAAAGCGCCAAAACAAGTCAGAACTTGGGGCTTAGTGTTTGCAGTGGCTACCAACATGTGCGGAGGAATGGTTCACTGGACGGAACACTCTTGTTCTTGTCTCTTGCGATTGTTGTTGTGGTCCTTGTGACTGGTTTGTTAGCGTTGCGTTACAGAGTGGCGAAGATACGCGAGCTTGAATCAGAAAACGGAGATGTTAGCAAGGCGGATGCGAAATGGAAGATCGCGTCTTTCCATCAGCTTGATGCTGAGGAGATATGTAGGTTGGATGAAGATCATGTGATTGGAGCTGGAAGTGCGGGAAAAGTGTACCGTGTTGATTTGAAAAAGGGTCGCGGGACAGTGGCGGTTAAGTGGTTGAAGAGAGGAGGAGATGAACAAGTTGATGGAACAGAGGTCTCTGTTTCGGAAATGGAGATTCTTGGGAAGATCAGACATAGAAACGTGTTGAAGCTCTACGCTTGTTTAGTTGGGAGAGGTTCTAGCTATTTGGTATTTGAGTTTATGGAGAATGGGAACTTGTATCATGCTCTTCGCCAGACTATCAAAGGTGGATTACCGGAACTGGGTTGGTACAAGAGGTAAATGTTTTGTTCTCTATCAACCATTTCAAATGGTTCAAAGTTATGGATCATCTATAATTGTTTTGCCTCTTCTTGTCAATAAACAGATATAAAATAGCCGTGGGTGCGGCTAAGGGAATCACCTATTTGCATCATGATTGTTGTCCACCGATCATTCACAGAGATATTAAGTCGAGCAACATCTTGCTTGATGGAGATTACGAGTCAAAATCGCAGACTTTGGAGTTGCCAAAGTTGCAGACAAGGGATACGAATGGAGCTGTGTTGCTGGAACTCATGGCTATATGGCTCCAGGTGAGTTTTGCCTTTCTTTCAACTTTGTCTCATATGATGGTAACTGGAactgattcctttttttttgttgtggttgtgaTGTGATGATGCTGTAGAGCTGGCTTACTCCTTCAAAGCGACAGAGAAGAGTGACGTTTACAGTTTCGGCGTGGTTCTTTTAGAGCTAGTTACCGGTCTTCGGCCGATGGAAGATAAGTTTGGAGAGGGGAAAGACATTGTTGACTATGTCTACTCTCAGATTCAACAAGATCGGAGGAACCTCCGAAACGTCTTGGACAAGCAAGTTTTGTCGTCTTACGTAGAAGAAAGCATGATTAGAGTTCTGAAGATGGGTCTTCTCTGCACTACAAAGCTCCCGAATCTCAGACCGAGCATGAGAGAGGTCGTGAGAAAGCTTGACGATGCTGATCCCTGCGTTTCCAATTCTATTGACAGAACAGGGAAGATTACGGTATAGGTTAGTTAATTAGTTATAATAGACGGGATACGTTGGTTACAAGTATGGGTTTGTTCAAAAACTCGAGAGACTagttttttcatatttataaatttgcaGTGAAATGTCAAGAGTTATCATAAAGAGACCTGGATTAAGTATACGTTCTTATATAAACATAATTCACATTACACGTAAGTGCAATCTCATCAATTGACGATTTCGATTCCAGTGAGAGGAAGTCCTTCATGCAGCTGAAGAGCGAGGTCTCCCACAatctacattttacaaacaatAGGAGTTTAGAATCCATTCTCAACCGAATGGCGTATCAAAAAGAGTGGATCTTTTCCTTGGATAGTTTTACCTTGGCCATGGACCTATATGAGTATTCGGTAACGCCAGCGACATGAGGGGTTATAATAACGTTTTTAAACTTCAAGATAGGATCATTTGGATCAAATGGCTCAGACCATGCCACATCAGTTCCAAGGCCTCCTAGTTGACCAGACTCCAGATTCTGGTAAGCTGATTCATAGTTGATCAAACCACCTCGGGCAATATTTACAAGAAAAGCACcctgaaacaacaaaagagacatCAACAGTCATCAGTCATTACAATCTAATCCAACTCGTTTCTTTTCATATATGAATGAATAACTCTTGGTCATCACCTTTTTCATTGAACTTATGAACTTTTTGTTTACGATCTCCGCCTGAAAGTTATAAGATCATCATGCAGAAATTATATTCAATGTATATAGGCTATAGCCAAGAACAACACTTGCATATAGCCATGTACTTGATAAGtttataatgaagaagaagtggaaCCATTACCGTTTCTTTGTTGAGcctcaaacaaacaacaactatATCAGCTTTTCCCGCGAATGTGTAAATGTCTTCATGGCTACCTTTCTCATCAAGAAGATTAGCTGAAGATAAAAGTTAACAAATTACGAGACCTCAGGATGGGTTTGTCAAGGCAAACAGAGGAATTAACAGAGAGCCCATACAGTCTGAGTCAGTGATAGAAGTAGGCCAGCTTCTTTTCGTGGCTATTACTCTCGACCCAAATGGCTTCAACCGTTTAGCCAGCTCTATTCCAATGTTTCCAAATCCTAAGATAAAAACCTGCATAATAGACAGAAAGAAGAATACCTACTTTAAGGGATACATACCAAAGATATCGAATGCAGATTTAAGACACTGACACACTGAGACTCACTGTTTTACCGAGAAGCGTGTCACCGGTTGGTTCTCCAAGTCGTCTGCATCTCAGAGATACTTGCATTTCGTTCTGCAATAAAATAACATACCGTACGAATGAATTATAACTAAGAAAGCAATATCACAACTAACACTTGGGGAATTAAGAGATATACTAATGGAACCATACAGAggcaaatcaaataaataagcCACCTGTTTCTTCAGAAGGCCCAGCATAAGATATATAGCCATTTCAGAACAAGATGCTGCATTTCCAGTACCCTCACTGGGAATTCTAGCCACCTTAATCCCATGTTTAGTTGCAGCATCAATGTCAACACCTGCCAGAAGTAAATTACatgaaaaaatgtaaataaacgGTCCGTCTATGAGGTATAATACTTGAGCTTAATCATGTATTAATAATGcataagaaaacagagaaagatacCATCAAGACCAACACCATACTGCATAATAAGCTTCATCTTGCTCGCACGagatataatatatgaatccatTTTCATCGTCATTGCCACACATATATGATAGTTCTTTATAACCTCAGGGACATCACGGTAATGGACAATATCGACCTATATGAACCAAAccactaaaaaataaacaacaaccaTCTCAAAATAAGAACTTTCACTACAATAACACCAACAAAGGATTCTTACACACGGTCCTGCAGAACTAAAGGAGCTTAATTTACACAGTTTAAAACCAAATCTTAAACAGTAGCACCTACACAACAATAAACTAGTCTAGGAGAGTAAAGTTAAGTTTTCAACTTTACTAATTGGTAGACTTTATCAAATAGTTTATACCTGAGCAAAAGGGTAAGGTTGCAAATATTCTCTGGTGAAATTGCAGGCATCAGGAAAATAAGGACCGCAACATAGAACACGAGTTACATTCATCTCATTGTCCCAACCATTCTATCAGGCTTACTTTGCCTGAACCAACATCACAAAACAtccaaatttgatattaataGATCTACAAACTCATAGTGAAGCCGTTAAGATTCGAGAACAaaggttgaatttttttgattcaCCTGGAGATAGAACGAGCCTGGAGAGAGTAGAGTAGCGAAGCGAAGCTTGAGTTCCTGTTTCGTAAGGTAGCTTTGGCGATATTGTACATAATCGTCATCGCCCTCAGACACACAATTTTGCAAACGCTAATTGTACTTTGATTAAgacttttacataatttcaatacGTTTCCCGTATAAATAGTTTATTACAATTTAACCCCAacatttcataaattattaaaccTAACGAAATTGGGAAACAAAAACACAGAACTGGACCTCGTATGTTCGATTGTTCCGTAAcgtttaaaaaaccaaaaacgaagaatgcagaaaaaacaaaaattatgtacaAGAGACGTTCTTATTAATAACCAATTTACACAGTATGTGACGGAGTAGCATCGCCGGAACGAAGGTGATCCGACGAACGTTCACcaacgttgttgttgttgttgttgttctttccaAGAAACAACCGATCGAACGGTGATATAATCGCTAGTAACAAACTTTTGGGTGAACCAGCATGCACCTGATCGCTACTGCCGTCTGGAGGAGACGTGTTATTATTGATCGAGCCTGTCCGGTACGGAGGAGTTATCGAGAATGGTCTACGGTCTAACCGGCCATCTTGGTGGTCGAACCGTTCATAGTAGAA from Camelina sativa cultivar DH55 chromosome 7, Cs, whole genome shotgun sequence includes the following:
- the LOC104701891 gene encoding LOW QUALITY PROTEIN: uncharacterized protein LOC104701891 (The sequence of the model RefSeq protein was modified relative to this genomic sequence to represent the inferred CDS: inserted 1 base in 1 codon), encoding MTIMYNIAKATLRNRNSSFASLLYSLQARSISRQSKPDRMVXDNEMNVTRVLCCGPYFPDACNFTREYLQPYPFAQVDIVHYRDVPEVIKNYHICVAMTMKMDSYIISRASKMKLIMQYGVGLDGVDIDAATKHGIKVARIPSEGTGNAASCSEMAIYLMLGLLKKQNEMQVSLRCRRLGEPTGDTLLGKTVFILGFGNIGIELAKRLKPFGSRVIATKRSWPTSITDSDSNLLDEKGSHEDIYTFAGKADIVVVCLRLNKETAEIVNKKFISSMKKGAFLVNIARGGLINYESAYQNLESGQLGGLGTDVAWSEPFDPNDPILKFKNVIITPHVAGVTEYSYRSMAKIVGDLALQLHEGLPLTGIEIVN